One Eremothecium cymbalariae DBVPG#7215 chromosome 2, complete sequence DNA window includes the following coding sequences:
- a CDS encoding uncharacterized protein (similar to Ashbya gossypii ABR017C): MAKKQKVKRISRDSESALFPEAIYKLNDDRTSMPKSYEFLPYPECILNYKVILLPKFFNAKICESIISHFSVSNTMESFCQRRTKDYAERFNDRASVISSEVANIIWARLFRVLQKDNYIIDVLGFKHSKGLNPQLRVYRYEEGHHFGKHYDESVKLDQLGTTQWTLLIYLSGGDSLVGGDTIFYAPDNNKAEYIHPSKGLALLHKHGDDCLLHEAQMVEKGVKWVLRSDVIF, encoded by the coding sequence ATGGCTAAAAAGCAGAAAGTCAAACGCATATCAAGGGACTCAGAATCAGCTTTATTCCCAGAAGCCATTTACAAGTTAAATGATGATCGAACATCAATGCCCAAGAGTTATGAGTTCCTGCCCTATCCAGAATGTATCCTAAATTACAAGGTTATTTTACTCCCCAAGTTTTTTAATGCAAAGATTTGTGAATCCATAATATCCCATTTTTCTGTATCAAATACTATGGAATCATTCTGTCAAAGAAGAACGAAGGATTACGCTGAACGTTTCAACGATAGAGCATCTGTAATAAGCTCAGAAGTTGCAAATATAATATGGGCTAGGCTCTTCAGagttcttcaaaaagatAACTATATAATTGATGTCTTGGGGTTTAAGCATTCAAAGGGATTGAACCCACAACTGAGGGTTTATCGCTATGAAGAGGGACATCATTTCGGCAAACACTATGATGAATCAGTCAAATTGGATCAACTAGGAACAACACAGTGGACCCTCCTAATTTATCTTTCAGGAGGCGATTCTCTGGTTGGTGGTGATACTATATTTTACGCACCAGACAATAATAAAGCAGAGTATATACATCCGTCTAAAGGTCTAGCACTTCTGCATAAGCACGGCGACGATTGCTTACTGCATGAAGCTCAGATGGTGGAAAAGGGAGTGAAGTGGGTATTGAGAAGTGACGTCATCTTTTAG
- the CTF18 gene encoding Ctf18p (similar to Ashbya gossypii ABR019C), translated as MHGSDVYIDCGMVGTKELRPVDPGDNECTQVDNDVELLPEMNLAKNFKGSILFSGEDGKDDGNADASKVSNGTGVRAGSFISCDGRVVVLRKKAETVAPQVQWSSEESYGININQLLDRLEVKGAECAFADTNVNGANLVSCEKVLWAEKWRPSKFLDLVGNEKNNRRVMRWLQQWAPVVFGEVPKKDPSLNRQQLRGGQEDQVIQEQEYDPFHRPDKKILLIHGPPGIGKTSVAHVVAKQAGYVVMEINASDERAGTKVKEKVHNCLFNESFNDKPVLLLADEIDGSIENGFVRVLLDIIRHDSRATRELILKHSQLNRKHRRTKYSGKILTRPIIAVCNNIYTNALEELRQHCQIVAFRPPGDAAIIERLEYVCKKERVRMDRSLVKQVVESSQGDVRNSLNNLQFLSVTENKDGDINSRQKDIGVSWFKICNQLFKKDLHKDIKTQFQDLLCQVEVSASYDKIIEGCFQLFPQVRYSDTGLTKPSQISDWLFFSDRMAKSLYEFNGELMRYCPATAMTFFQLFSDVMNKQDLRIKSMDFEVRESKRANRSIASSILYGIPAISRSFVSVNSLILEILPHLDYILTPDFNKIHEPSLKQRILENVIPLLKQFNLQIQPTEDSEYKSILCITPCFDAITTLDSKRAKDISSKRIAILNILIVKLEEIKAKKRSVQSVKRAEEDHELRRKTAKLTTVDFFKDQYKSIGSSDSVQPEPISTTTANSSRLRFPFGKSTNNKGTTATDDPNITNAPLKIWVKYKEGFSDAVRKNVNWSTLWQ; from the coding sequence ATGCATGGTTCAGATGTTTATATAGATTGTGGTATGGTGGGTACGAAAGAATTGCGGCCTGTGGATCCTGGTGATAATGAATGTACCCAAGTTGATAATGATGTTGAGTTGCTGCCTGAAATGAATCTGGCCAAGAACTTTAAAGGCAGCATACTGTTTTCTGGGGAGGATGGTAAAGATGATGGTAATGCAGATGCTTCTAAGGTTAGTAACGGTACTGGTGTGCGAGCTGGTTCTTTTATCTCCTGCGATGGGCGAGTTGTGGTGCTACGGAAGAAGGCAGAAACAGTTGCCCCTCAGGTACAATGGTCTTCCGAAGAGTCTTATGGGATTAATATTAATCAATTACTGGATCGATTGGAAGTCAAGGGGGCGGAATGTGCATTTGCGGATACTAATGTAAATGGAGCTAACTTAGTGTCTTGCGAGAAGGTTCTTTGGGCTGAAAAGTGGAGGCCTAGTAAGTTTTTAGATTTGGTGGGGAATGAAAAGAACAATAGGAGAGTTATGAGATGGTTACAACAGTGGGCGCCTGTAGTTTTTGGTGAGGTTCCTAAAAAAGACCCTAGTTTAAATAGGCAGCAACTTCGTGGCGGCCAGGAAGATCAGGTTATTCAGGAACAAGAATATGATCCATTTCACAGGCCGGAtaagaagatattgttaATTCATGGTCCTCCAGGTATTGGCAAGACATCAGTGGCCCATGTGGTTGCGAAGCAAGCAGGATACGTAGTTATGGAAATTAACGCGAGTGATGAGCGGGCTGGTACTAAAGTTAAAGAAAAGGTTCACAATTGTTTATTTAATGAGAGCTTCAATGACAAACCAGTACTGTTGCTGGCGGATGAAATTGATGGGAGTATAGAGAATGGATTTGTCAGGGTGCTGCTTGACATTATTCGCCATGATAGCAGGGCGACTAGAGAATTAATCCTCAAGCATTCCCAATTAAATCGTAAGCATAGGAGGACGAAATATTCAGGCAAGATACTCACACGTCCCATAATTGCTGTTTgtaacaatatatatacaaacGCATTGGAAGAACTACGGCAGCATTGCCAAATTGTCGCCTTCAGACCCCCTGGCGATGCAGCTATTATTGAACGCTTAGAGTATGTGTGCAAGAAGGAAAGAGTCAGAATGGATAGGTCTCTCGTAAAGCAGGTGGTAGAATCGTCTCAAGGTGATGTCAGGAATAGTTTGAATAATCTTCAGTTCCTCTCAGTAACCGAAAACAAGGATGGTGACATAAATAGCAGacaaaaagatattggCGTTTCGTGGTTCAAAATTTGCAATCAGCTATTCAAGAAAGACCTTCATAAGGACATTAAGACACAATTCCAAGATCTTCTGTGCCAGGTAGAAGTGAGTGCAAGCTACGACAAGATCATTGAGGGCTGTTTTCAGCTCTTCCCTCAAGTCAGGTATTCAGATACAGGATTAACAAAACCCAGCCAAATAAGCGACTGGTTGTTTTTCAGTGATCGAATGGCGAAGTCCCTTTATGAATTTAATGGAGAATTGATGAGATATTGCCCAGCAACTGCAATGACATTTTTTCAGTTATTCAGCGACGTTATGAATAAACAAGATCTGCGCATTAAATCGATGGATTTTGAAGTGCGTGAATCTAAAAGAGCTAATAGATCAATagcatcatcaatattgtATGGCATTCCAGCAATAAGCAGATCTTTCGTTTCTGTGAATTCACttattttagaaatattACCTCATCTGGATTATATACTGACGCCAgactttaataaaattcaTGAACCTTCATTGAAGCAAAGGATACTTGAAAACGTGATTCCATTGTTAAAACAGTTTAACTTGCAAATTCAACCCACAGAGGACTCCGAATACAAAAGCATCCTCTGCATCACCCCGTGTTTTGATGCAATTACCACTCTGGATTCCAAAAGAGCTAAGGATATTTCctccaaaagaattgccattctaaatattttaattgtcAAATTAGAGGAAATAAAAGCGAAGAAGAGATCAGTTCAAAGTGTTAAGCGCGCCGAAGAAGATCATGAACTTCGTAGGAAAACTGCCAAACTAACCACCGTCGACTTTTTTAAGGATCAATACAAATCTATTGGTTCGTCGGATTCAGTACAACCAGAACCAATTTCCACCACAACCGccaattcttcaagattACGTTTCCCTTTCGGAAAGTCCACCAATAACAAGGGTACTACTGCGACCGATGATCCTAACATTACTAACGCTCCTCTGAAGATCTGGGTGAAATACAAAGAAGGGTTTTCAGACGCCGTTAGAAAAAACGTAAACTGGTCTACTCTTTGGCAATAA
- the CUE2 gene encoding Cue2p (similar to Ashbya gossypii ABR016C) translates to MDCKRSIDLLQELFPHETTQTLESALEGAEGDLNIACAILINSEEDVKREEKDDILTVSPISCIETLIDMFPSLSADDVERIYEEYGNDVDKCINTLLTFEGLTNEDIEAQKEYEKVRSLKDTDKVNKKDAWGSLSQKVDTIKTFTGVIEGIAKAALFKNSFHTTKSIISIIYDWEDEYKTIDSNPNSTVTPQAQIMGAGGKVQSAYGFAHSKSYNYPRSKSAGNESDKQESFSSHQRPYRYNSQNKEARELENILRTNLQFKSIRRKFFESALEFFNGDIDKTLAVAVFILETNGGSLTHPRKEFKQDSLQLNTMLTKKSGIIRNKRSANVNFTPDMFSSDSIFAKSKEFFNRIISQPRVDLHGFTSNDAEVLIQPCLEKWWHREIELREQNCQNLRNQSCLNVPDVVIVTGRGLHSLDGVPRVRIKVQQILDKLNYIYTEEPSFFVIRGRKPTRTICSP, encoded by the coding sequence ATGGATTGCAAGAGGAGTATTGATCTTTTACAAGAGTTGTTTCCACATGAAACAACTCAAACGTTAGAAAGTGCATTAGAAGGTGCAGAGGGTGATTTGAATATTGCTTGCGCTATATTGATAAATTCAGAGGAAGATGTTaagagagaagagaaagatgATATCCTTACGGTTTCCCCAATCTCTTGTATAGAAACTCTGATTGATATGTTTCCCAGCCTATCTGCGGATGATGTTGAACGTATTTATGAGGAATATGGCAACGACGTAGATAAATGTATAAATACACTGTTAACCTTCGAAGGTTTGACGAACGAAGATATTGAGGCACAAAAGGAATACGAGAAGGTTAGAAGCCTGAAAGATACTGATAAGGTGAACAAGAAGGATGCATGGGGGTCTTTGTCTCAAAAAGTTGACACAATCAAAACTTTTACTGGAGTTATCGAAGGAATTGCAAAAGCTgcattatttaaaaattcttTTCACACAACGAAGTCGATAATAAGCATAATATATGACTGGGaagatgaatataaaacaaTAGATAGTAATCCCAATTCCACAGTGACCCCCCAGGCCCAAATAATGGGGGCCGGTGGTAAAGTTCAGTCTGCATATGGATTTGCCCATAGCAAATCATACAATTATCCACGCTCTAAGAGTGCTGGTAACGAATCAGATAAACAAGAGAGTTTCTCTAGCCATCAGCGGCCCTATAGATATAATTCCCAGAATAAGGAGGCTcgagaattggaaaatatacTTCGAACCAACCTCCAATTCAAAAGCATAAGGCGcaagttttttgaatcagctcttgaattctttaatGGCGATATAGACAAAACGTTGGCAGTCGCTGTATTTATATTAGAAACTAATGGCGGATCCTTAACACATCCAAGGAAAGAATTTAAGCAAGACTCCTTGCAATTAAACACCATGCTCACCAAAAAGTCTGGTATTATCAGGAATAAACGCTCCGCAAATGTCAACTTTACTCCTGATATGTTTTCTTCAGACAGTATCTTTGccaaatcaaaagaattcttcaacagaATAATATCACAACCTAGAGTTGATTTGCATGGCTTTACATCTAACGATGCCGAAGTGCTAATTCAGCCATGTTTGGAAAAATGGTGGCATCGAGAAATTGAACTCCGCGAACAAAACTGCCAAAACCTCAGAAATCAATCTTGTTTAAACGTTCCAGATGTAGTTATAGTAACTGGGAGGGGTTTGCATAGCTTAGACGGTGTACCCCGAGTTAGGATCAAGGTACAACAGATACTAGATAAACTTaactacatatatacagaaGAGCCCTCATTCTTTGTAATCCGAGGGAGAAAGCCAACTAGAACTATATGTTCTCCATAG
- the MIF2 gene encoding Mif2p (similar to Ashbya gossypii ABR015C), whose translation MDYMNLGITSRKTGLRVKQTINKDEYSMENIDEFFADDDDSTIGSRRRSRRTSLLGNLKQLPVPSLPAQMFMDEDGFRIPSSAPQVRKQFLPSGQRTPTDTQYDDFSIPQQVDGSFLSPIQDFPGDEIPTEQVPQKKRKERPHGTTYTTNYEVPNEVEHGGNDSTIMLTPNARAIDDYRDVPDLVDDNETTRDNTSFNTSDNALLEDEMDDDFEFQSAEEEDREYVDSVSRRGSSSSSSSESSGEEKNDSDPDSADDDAALSRRDKNNKMYYDNESSSSDVLDSDDEYIQQQAKDLLTADDHMVGSMRRSKRVRVPPLEYWRNEKVVYKRKSDKPILEIDKIITYDHEADEEDAKLSRKKTNTKTKARPYNYIPTGRPRGRPKKNATAQNLLNQDPNQPIKAKIESGDLENSEWLKHGILQSNVNVSTDKKGNEIVAFAPGLAQSEQPKETEYENFTLAVMFDKHRELFASGTLVLPVEGRKESSDSFNAFITFYVIQGIVEILLSENKFICTEGSSFQVPAFNSYAFVNIGRNEAKMFFVQVTVPEDFDGSDNKTRESSSPTLGSSSSNMSLTSP comes from the coding sequence ATGGATTATATGAATTTGGGAATTACTTCCCGTAAAACTGGTCTGCGTGTTAAACAAACGATTAACAAAGATGAGTATAGTATGGAGAATATTGACGAGTTCTttgctgatgatgatgatagtaCGATTGGctcaagaagaagaagtaGGAGGACTTCATTGCTAGGCAATCTAAAACAACTTCCCGTCCCATCCCTTCCGGCTCAGATGTTTATGGACGAAGATGGATTTAGAATTCCATCATCTGCCCCTCAAGTTCGGAAGCAATTCTTACCTTCAGGACAAAGGACGCCAACAGATACCCAATATGACGACTTTTCTATCCCTCAACAAGTTGATGGTTCCTTTTTATCTCCAATACAAGATTTCCCAGGGGATGAGATACCAACTGAACAAGTGCCACAAAAGAAGCGAAAGGAACGGCCGCATGGTACTACTTACACGACTAACTACGAAGTTCCAAACGAAGTGGAACATGGAGGAAATGATTCTACAATTATGTTAACTCCAAATGCTAGGGCAATCGATGATTACAGAGATGTCCCTGATCTAGtagatgataatgaaacTACAAGGGATAACACCTCGTTCAATACATCTGATAATGCATTGTTGGAAGATGAAatggatgatgattttgaatttcaGAGTGCCGAAGAAGAGGATAGAGAGTATGTGGATAGTGTATCCAGACGAggtagcagcagcagtagtaGCAGTGAGTCTTCTGGCGAAGAAAAAAACGACTCCGACCCTGATTcagctgatgatgatgctgCGTTAAGTCGAAGggataaaaataataaaatgtACTATGACAATgaatcttcatcatctgatgTATTAGATTCCGATGATGAATATATCCAACAGCAGGCAAAAGATCTCTTAACGGCAGACGATCATATGGTAGGTAGTATGAGGAGATCAAAACGTGTTCGTGTTCCACCTTTAGAATATTGGAGGAATGAGAAAGTTGTATATAAAAGGAAATCTGATAAACCAATCCTagaaattgataaaattataACATATGACCATGAagcagatgaagaagatgcaAAACTATCTCGAAAAAAGACGAACACGAAAACTAAGGCACGACCTTATAACTATATTCCAACGGGAAGACCTCGTGGTAGACCTAAAAAGAATGCAACTGCTCAAAACTTACTCAACCAAGATCCCAACCAGCCTATTAAAGCAAAAATAGAATCTGGAGACCTTGAAAATTCTGAGTGGTTGAAGCATGGCATATTACAAAGTAATGTTAATGTCTCTACCGACAAAAAGGGGAATGAAATTGTCGCATTTGCTCCTGGTCTAGCACAATCTGAGCAACCCAAAGAAACAGAGTATGAAAATTTCACCTTGGCAGTTATGTTTGATAAGCATAGAGAATTATTTGCCAGCGGCACGTTGGTTTTACCAGTTGAAGGAAGAAAGGAATCGAGCGATTCATTTAATGCATTTATCACATTCTATGTTATCCAAGGGATTGTCGAAATCTTATTATCCGAAAACAAGTTCATTTGCACTGAGGGGTCATCATTCCAAGTTCCAGCTTTCAACAGTTATGCATTTGTAAATATTGGTCGTAATGAAGCTAAGATGTTTTTTGTCCAAGTAACTGTTCCCGAGGATTTTGATGGCAGCGACAATAAGACCAGGGAATCAAGCTCACCAACTTTGGGCTCCTCTTCAAGTAATATGAGTTTAACATCACCATAA
- the YAP3 gene encoding Yap3p (similar to Ashbya gossypii ABR018C) — MDQNQHPYTNNTVYNSSIQIPLIPGGSGFDPNVLLGHDLEGANDDLVLFPNVQEYAEVGYAEGKNRVNGDATGYMNGDREGPYETFVRGPNPTPNTDCTSPIIMPDEGSGNVSVKAMSPTLEQFDDGYVKEKKKAQNRAAQKAFRERKEARLKELEQRLKESEENRDALNKEMEELKKQNFVIHNENRILMQRKGSSLPGVVADPEKERFTFPPKDDSTELQREIEKELSAGRDAVRYVADGKKLLTVPATWEYLHELSLDKDIDVYLIMQKLKGTEVCHGYGPAYTRARIDSLVEECLQSNSNKAYQ, encoded by the coding sequence ATGGATCAGAATCAGCACCCATATACAAATAATACGGTGTATAATTCTAGCATTCAAATTCCTTTGATTCCGGGCGGATCTGGATTTGACCCGAATGTATTACTAGGACATGATTTGGAGGGGGCTAATGATGATCTTGTTTTATTTCCAAATGTCCAGGAGTATGCGGAGGTTGGGTATGCGGAGGGGAAGAATCGGGTTAATGGCGATGCTACTGGCTACATGAATGGTGATAGAGAGGGTCCTTATGAAACTTTTGTTCGTGGTCCCAATCCCACACCGAATACGGATTGTACGTCGCCGATTATTATGCCTGATGAAGGTAGTGGCAATGTGAGCGTGAAGGCTATGTCTCCAACGTTAGAGCAGTTTGATGATGGTTATgtgaaggagaagaagaaggctCAGAATAGGGCTGCTCAGAAGGCTTTCCGTGAACGTAAGGAAGCCAGGCTTAAGGAGTTGGAGCAAAGATTGAAGGAGAGCGAAGAGAATAGGGATGCTTTGAATAAAGAGATGGaggagttgaagaagcagaatTTTGTTATACATAACGAGAATAGGATTTTGATGCAAAGAAAGGGTAGCTCTTTACCTGGGGTTGTAGCTGACCCAGAGAAGGAAAGATTCACATTTCCACCCAAGGATGACAGTACAGAACTTCAACGGGAGATAGAAAAGGAGCTTTCTGCCGGGCGTGATGCAGTTCGGTATGTCGCCGATGGTAAGAAGTTACTCACTGTTCCTGCGACATGGGAGTATCTGCATGAACTGTCGCTGGATAAGGATATCGACGTTTATTTGATTATGCAGAAATTGAAGGGCACGGAAGTCTGCCATGGTTATGGCCCTGCATACACAAGGGCTCGCATAGACTCATTAGTGGAGGAATGTTTGCAAAGTAACAGCAATAAGGCAtaccaataa
- a CDS encoding phosphatidylinositol/phosphatidylcholine-binding protein (similar to Ashbya gossypii ABR020W 1-intron), protein MPTDQELLDSYPNVCAPGSLPGTLGNLNEKQEEALAQFRELLKTAGFTKRLDDATLLRFLRARKFEVQAAKEMFEHCEKWRKDFGVDTIFEDFHYDEKPLVAKFYPQYYHKTDIDGRPVYIEELGSVNLNEMYTITTQERMLKNLVWEYESFVRYRLPASSRQAGYLVETSCTILDLKGISISSAAQVLSYVREASNIGQNYYPERMGKFYLINAPFGFSTAFKLFKPFLDPVTVSKIFILGSSYQKELLKQIPAENLPTKFGGKSEVSEADGGLYLSDVGPWRDAKYIGPEGEAPKAFSLSAPSA, encoded by the exons ATGCCTACA GACCAAGAGCTATTAGATTCGTATCCAAACGTATGCGCACCCGGTTCATTACCAGGGACCCTGGGTAACCTCAATGAAAAACAAGAGGAAGCCTTGGCGCAGTTTAGAGAGCTTCTGAAGACAGCTGGTTTTACCAAACGTCTCGATGATGCGACTTTATTACGCTTTCTAAGAGCCCGAAAGTTTGAAGTTCAGGCTGCTAAGGAGATGTTTGAACATTGTGAAAAGTGGAGAAAGGATTTTGGCGTTGATACCATTTTCGAGGACTTCCATTATGATGAAAAGCCGTTGGTGGCTAAGTTCTATCCACAATACTACCATAAGACGGATATCGATGGAAGGCCAGTctatattgaagaattgggGTCTGTTAACCTGAATGAGATGTATACTATTACAACACAGGAGCggatgttgaagaatttggTGTGGGAATACGAATCATTTGTTAGGTATCGATTGCCAGCAAGTTCTAGACAGGCTGGATATTTGGTTGAGACTTCCTGCACCATCTTAGATTTAAAGGGAATTTCTATTTCCTCCGCTGCTCAAGTTTTGAGTTATGTAAGAGAGGCCTCTAACATCGGTCAGAACTATTACCCTGAAAGAATGGGAAAGTTCTATTTGATTAATGCTCCATTTGGTTTTTCCACCGCATTCAAATTGTTTAAGCCATTTTTGGATCCTGTAACCgtttctaaaattttcattttagGATCCTCCTACCAGAAGGAGTTATTGAAGCAAATCCCTGCGGAAAACTTGCCAACAAAGTTTGGTGGTAAATCTGAGGTTAGCGAAGCTGACGGTGGACTATACTTGTCTGATGTTGGACCGTGGAGAGATGCTAAATACATTGGCCCTGAAGGTGAAGCGCCAAAAGCCTTTTCTCTCAGTGCCCCATCCGCATGA